GCAAAGGGCTGAAGCCCCCCATATATAGGAAGGAATCTTTAGCCAATTTATTAAAAATAGAGTAGTGTTTTTAGCTAACATATTCATATATAAGATCAACTAGTTTTGCGAAATCCTGGGAAAGCCTATTCCTCGGCCTCGGCAGATTTACATTAACAACTGTCGCAATCCTAGCAGGCCTTGGAGTGAGGATCGCTATTCTATCAGCCATATATATAGCCTCTATAACATCGTGGGTTACCAACACTATAGATTTTATAGGTGCTAAACCCGAGAGCCATATGTCAAGCAGCTCCGCCCTGAGATTCTCAGCTGTGAGCGGGTCTAGCTGTGAAAAGGGTTCGTCCATGAGCAGGATCTCAGGCCCTATACTCAGGGCTCTCGCAAGATTAACCCTCTGCCTCATACCCCCACTCAACTCACCTGGATAGAAATCCTCAAACTCTTGAAGCCCTACCAACGAGAGGTATCTCCTAGCATGCTCCTCAGCCTCTCTCTTAGGCATACCCCTAGCCCTTAGCGGAAGGGCTACGTTTTCGAGCACAGTCAGCCATGGTACTAGGCTTGGGGATTGAAAGACAAACCCTATTTGCGGGCGATTCCTATCACCAGCTCTATAGATCACCTCGCCAGATGTGGGTTTCTCAACACCAGCTATTATCCTTAGCAGTGTTGACTTGCCACATCCTGAGGGACCCAGAATAGCTAGGATCTCACTTCCAATCTCAAGGTTGATCCCATCAAGAACCCTTATACCTCTTCCTCTATCTCCATACTCTTTAACAATATTTCTCAAAACTACAAGAGGCTCTACTAATATCCACGCACCTCCCTATCATACGGTGGCTCGCCCAACAAGCAAGAAAACCTCCGGGAACTGGCAGCTATATTTAATATTTATCCCCGTAAAGCTTCCAGTGTGAAGGTTTTTAAGCATTATTAAGAGGGCAGAGGAGACTT
The Sulfolobales archaeon DNA segment above includes these coding regions:
- a CDS encoding ABC transporter ATP-binding protein produces the protein MRNIVKEYGDRGRGIRVLDGINLEIGSEILAILGPSGCGKSTLLRIIAGVEKPTSGEVIYRAGDRNRPQIGFVFQSPSLVPWLTVLENVALPLRARGMPKREAEEHARRYLSLVGLQEFEDFYPGELSGGMRQRVNLARALSIGPEILLMDEPFSQLDPLTAENLRAELLDIWLSGLAPIKSIVLVTHDVIEAIYMADRIAILTPRPARIATVVNVNLPRPRNRLSQDFAKLVDLIYEYVS